A region of Moorena sp. SIOASIH DNA encodes the following proteins:
- the dnaE gene encoding DNA polymerase III subunit alpha: MSFVGLHIHSDYSLLDGASQLPALVDRAVELGMPAIALTDHGVMYGAIELIKVCLKKGIKPIIGNEMYVINGDIEVNKRYRKYHQVVLAKDTQGYKNLVKITTISHLKGMQGKGIFARPCINKELLEQYHEGLIVTSACLGGEVPQAILKGDFDQARKVAKWYKDVFGDDYYLEIQDHGSVEDRVVNVAIVKIANELGIKIIATNDSHFISCYDVEAHDALLCIQTAKLVTEEKRMRYSGTEYLKSAEEMKRLFRDHLPSQVIEDAIANTLEVANKVKHYNIMGEPRIPHYKVSKDYTPDTYLEEITWNGLMKRLKCRSRSEIDPVYKARLEYELKMLQQMGFSTYFLVVWDYIKYARDNDIPVGPGRGSAAGSLVAYALEITNIDPVHHGLLFERFLNPERKSMPDIDTDFCIERRDEVIKYVTHLYGEDRVAQIITFNRMTSKAVLKDVARVLGISYQDSNRMAKMIPVARGKPAKLSVMISDQTPTPEFKEAYDQDPEVRRWVDMAIRIEGTNKTFGVHAAGVVISADPLDEIVPLQLNNDGAVITQYFMEDLEALGLLKMDFLGLKNLTTIQKTKELVKKTKNIELDLDEIPLEEIKSRKILAKGEQNKKPPYVQKTYDLLEKGQLEGVFQLESSGMRQVVRDLKPDSIEDISSILALYRPGPLDAGLIPQFINRKHGREKVEYQHPLLEPILKETYGILCLPKGTLIDQPDGSYVPIEEIKSGDLVLTSDGKQVWPARVAKQWRSGIKDILKITLSSGTVIYSSKNHRFLTPDGDKFAYELKPANPVVKDDHGFGSEVYEKYPGASNSKKLWPNDDHLGLDPVVRYGTGCSKAGYEAENQGDPVPNAPYATQQATLPRPKESQYKTWDVRIVYVTAVEESGQQECFDLQMEEQSSPYFLAHGVVVHNCFQESIMRMAQDLAGYSLGQADLLRRCLSGSTEIVDPATGRLVSLREIASKSSYWLGRKVFSLDLKTQKITQRPIIEIHPNGIRDVWEITTKTNRNIRATDDHLFYTKLGWKPLKEFTIGSLIGLAKTLPIPYTRELSNGKGKLTDNIIRLVSEVGNRERGTGNSGQQLTKTVPNQSLAHHQGENLPRGFQNQALISIADSDVFWDEIVELKYLGQEEVFDLSISETHNFIANDFIAHNCMGKKKVAEMQKHREIFIDGSTKNGVTQDIAEELFDQMIKFAEYCLSYDTEIITVEYGPMAIGEIVEKGIPCTVYSIDSNGYVYTQPIAQWHNRGEQEVFEYTLDDGSVIRATKDHKFMTIDGQMLAIDEIFEGELELKQLEELPLGLIEQAS, encoded by the coding sequence ATGTCTTTTGTTGGTCTACACATTCACAGTGATTATAGCCTACTCGATGGAGCATCTCAGCTACCAGCACTGGTGGATCGAGCCGTTGAGTTGGGAATGCCTGCGATCGCACTGACAGATCATGGTGTGATGTATGGTGCTATTGAACTGATTAAAGTTTGCCTAAAAAAGGGCATTAAGCCGATAATCGGTAACGAAATGTATGTGATTAATGGGGATATTGAGGTCAATAAGCGTTACCGAAAATATCATCAAGTCGTCTTAGCAAAAGATACCCAAGGATACAAAAATTTAGTAAAAATAACAACTATTTCTCACCTCAAAGGGATGCAAGGAAAAGGAATTTTTGCTCGTCCCTGTATCAATAAAGAATTACTGGAGCAATATCACGAAGGGTTAATTGTAACCAGTGCTTGTTTGGGGGGTGAAGTTCCCCAAGCTATCCTAAAAGGTGACTTCGATCAAGCCCGTAAAGTAGCTAAGTGGTACAAAGATGTTTTTGGGGATGATTACTATTTAGAGATTCAAGACCACGGCTCTGTAGAAGACCGAGTGGTTAATGTTGCTATTGTCAAAATCGCTAATGAGTTAGGAATTAAAATTATTGCGACTAATGACTCCCACTTTATCTCCTGCTATGACGTAGAAGCTCATGATGCTTTGCTGTGTATTCAAACCGCTAAACTGGTTACGGAAGAGAAACGGATGCGCTATAGTGGCACCGAGTATCTCAAGTCAGCAGAGGAAATGAAACGGCTGTTTCGAGATCATTTACCGTCCCAGGTGATAGAGGATGCGATCGCAAATACCTTAGAAGTGGCAAATAAAGTCAAGCACTACAATATTATGGGGGAGCCTCGCATCCCACACTACAAGGTATCCAAGGATTATACCCCTGACACCTATTTAGAAGAAATTACCTGGAATGGACTGATGAAGCGGCTAAAGTGTCGCTCTCGTAGTGAAATTGATCCAGTGTATAAAGCACGGCTGGAGTATGAGTTAAAAATGCTCCAGCAGATGGGATTCTCTACCTACTTTTTAGTGGTTTGGGACTACATCAAATATGCCAGAGACAATGATATTCCCGTTGGTCCGGGTCGTGGTTCAGCAGCAGGTTCTCTAGTGGCTTATGCCCTAGAAATTACCAACATTGACCCCGTACATCATGGGCTACTGTTCGAGCGCTTTCTCAATCCAGAGCGGAAATCAATGCCAGATATTGACACAGATTTCTGCATTGAAAGACGGGATGAGGTGATTAAATATGTCACTCATCTTTATGGTGAAGACCGAGTAGCCCAGATTATTACATTTAACCGCATGACCTCTAAAGCGGTATTAAAAGATGTAGCGAGAGTGTTAGGAATTTCTTACCAAGACTCTAATCGTATGGCTAAGATGATTCCAGTGGCACGAGGTAAGCCAGCCAAACTCTCAGTGATGATTTCTGATCAGACACCAACACCAGAGTTTAAAGAGGCTTACGATCAAGATCCGGAAGTGCGTCGCTGGGTGGATATGGCGATTAGGATTGAAGGGACGAATAAAACCTTTGGTGTCCATGCTGCTGGTGTGGTTATTTCAGCAGACCCCTTAGATGAAATTGTGCCATTACAGCTGAATAATGATGGTGCAGTGATCACCCAGTATTTTATGGAAGACCTGGAAGCTCTGGGACTCCTGAAAATGGATTTTTTAGGACTGAAGAACTTAACGACTATTCAGAAAACCAAAGAGTTAGTTAAAAAGACTAAAAATATTGAACTCGATTTAGATGAGATTCCCCTAGAGGAAATTAAATCTAGGAAAATTTTAGCCAAGGGTGAACAGAATAAAAAACCCCCATATGTTCAAAAAACTTACGACCTTCTAGAAAAAGGCCAGTTAGAAGGAGTATTCCAATTAGAATCTTCGGGAATGCGTCAGGTGGTGCGAGACCTGAAACCTGACAGTATTGAAGATATATCTTCAATTCTAGCTCTTTATCGCCCTGGTCCTCTGGATGCTGGTCTGATTCCTCAGTTTATTAATCGTAAACATGGTCGAGAAAAAGTAGAGTATCAACATCCTCTATTAGAACCTATTTTAAAGGAGACTTATGGAATTCTATGTTTACCGAAAGGTACGTTAATTGATCAGCCCGATGGTTCTTATGTGCCCATTGAGGAAATTAAATCTGGCGACCTAGTATTAACCTCGGATGGTAAACAAGTTTGGCCAGCAAGGGTAGCCAAGCAATGGCGCAGTGGTATCAAAGACATTCTGAAAATTACCCTATCTAGTGGTACAGTTATCTATTCCAGTAAAAACCATCGCTTTTTAACACCAGATGGAGATAAATTTGCCTATGAGCTGAAACCAGCAAACCCGGTCGTCAAGGATGATCATGGTTTTGGTTCTGAAGTTTATGAAAAATATCCCGGAGCCAGCAACAGTAAAAAACTGTGGCCAAATGATGATCACTTGGGTTTAGACCCGGTGGTGCGTTACGGGACGGGCTGTTCCAAAGCTGGCTACGAGGCGGAAAATCAGGGCGACCCCGTCCCTAACGCACCCTACGCAACTCAACAGGCAACGCTACCCAGACCGAAAGAGTCACAGTACAAGACTTGGGATGTTCGGATAGTTTATGTTACGGCTGTTGAAGAGAGTGGGCAACAGGAGTGTTTTGATCTACAAATGGAGGAACAATCTTCGCCATACTTTCTGGCTCATGGCGTAGTAGTTCATAACTGCTTTCAGGAAAGCATCATGCGGATGGCTCAGGATTTGGCCGGTTATTCTCTAGGTCAAGCGGATTTACTGAGGCGGTGTTTGAGTGGCTCAACTGAGATAGTGGATCCAGCAACCGGTCGTTTAGTTTCCCTGAGGGAGATTGCTTCTAAATCTAGTTACTGGTTGGGACGAAAGGTTTTTTCTCTGGATTTAAAGACCCAAAAAATTACCCAACGACCAATTATCGAAATTCATCCTAATGGGATTCGTGATGTTTGGGAGATTACTACCAAAACTAACCGCAACATTCGCGCCACGGATGATCATCTTTTCTACACGAAGCTAGGATGGAAGCCTCTGAAAGAATTTACTATAGGAAGTCTTATCGGTTTAGCGAAAACATTACCAATTCCCTACACTCGTGAACTATCGAATGGTAAAGGTAAGCTAACTGATAATATCATTAGACTTGTTTCAGAAGTTGGGAACAGGGAACGGGGAACAGGGAACAGTGGACAACAATTAACGAAAACAGTTCCGAATCAGAGTTTAGCACATCATCAAGGGGAAAATTTACCTAGGGGTTTTCAGAATCAAGCCTTGATTAGCATTGCTGACTCAGATGTTTTCTGGGATGAGATTGTTGAGCTGAAGTATCTTGGCCAAGAGGAGGTTTTTGATTTAAGTATTTCTGAAACTCATAACTTTATTGCCAATGACTTTATTGCTCACAATTGCATGGGTAAGAAGAAAGTGGCTGAGATGCAGAAGCATCGGGAGATTTTTATCGATGGTTCAACCAAAAATGGCGTGACTCAAGACATAGCTGAAGAGTTATTTGACCAAATGATTAAATTTGCCGAATATTGTCTCAGCTATGATACGGAGATTATCACAGTAGAGTATGGTCCGATGGCGATTGGTGAGATTGTCGAGAAAGGTATCCCATGTACTGTCTATAGCATTGATAGTAATGGCTATGTTTATACCCAACCTATTGCTCAGTGGCATAACCGGGGAGAGCAAGAGGTGTTTGAATATACTCTAGACGATGGCTCAGTGATTCGAGCCACAAAAGATCATAAGTTTATGACGATTGATGGTCAAATGCTGGCGATTGATGAGATATTTGAGGGAGAGTTGGAGTTGAAACAGTTAGAGGAGTTGCCTTTAGGGTTAATTGAGCAAGCTAGTTAA
- a CDS encoding DUF1997 domain-containing protein produces MTKFFASQCVEMTVPQESVPIQHYLRQPERIVYAIADLNRIQQLTQKRFRLKMNPLHFMSLTFQPTVDLEVWAESDATVHLRSVGCKILGLDYINQRFALELSGKLHPWEDQGVTKLTGRADLTVKVDVPLPFSLTPKPILETTGNGLLKSVLVRIKQTLMKQLLLDYRQWARNGTQTNIYTQHQPPGAPAT; encoded by the coding sequence ATGACAAAGTTTTTTGCTTCCCAGTGTGTGGAAATGACTGTGCCACAGGAATCTGTGCCGATTCAGCACTACTTGCGTCAGCCGGAACGGATAGTTTATGCGATCGCAGACCTGAATCGGATCCAACAACTGACTCAGAAGCGTTTTCGCCTGAAAATGAATCCATTACACTTTATGTCCTTGACATTTCAGCCTACGGTAGATCTGGAAGTGTGGGCGGAATCTGACGCTACCGTTCATCTGAGGTCTGTCGGTTGTAAAATTCTGGGATTGGACTACATCAATCAACGCTTTGCCCTAGAATTAAGCGGAAAACTGCATCCTTGGGAAGATCAGGGAGTGACTAAGCTCACAGGCAGAGCGGATTTAACTGTCAAGGTTGATGTGCCCTTACCTTTTTCCCTTACTCCCAAGCCAATCTTAGAAACCACTGGCAATGGTTTGCTCAAAAGCGTTTTAGTCAGGATTAAGCAAACATTGATGAAGCAGTTGTTGTTGGATTATCGTCAATGGGCTCGCAATGGCACCCAAACCAATATTTATACTCAGCACCAACCACCAGGAGCTCCCGCCACCTGA
- a CDS encoding Gfo/Idh/MocA family oxidoreductase encodes MTKSITDLPIKAGIVGTGFAAKLRAQTLQADSRSHLVAVCGHTPSKTHEFAETHGTTVVDSWQQLVEHPELDLVFISTINRDHGKIARAALNAGKHVVTEYPLSLDPKDAESLITLAKAKGKLLHVEHIELLGGLHQALRQSLPKIGQPVYARYVTIAPKHPAPRGWTFNLELFGFPFIAALSRIHRFTDLFGEVASVYCQSQFWDGADHYFTACLCNAQLRFTSGLIADITYGKGEMFWQRLRNFEVHGDQGTLLFEGDQGNLIKAEQSKPIEVAGRRGLFVKDTAMVIDHLVKGTPLYVSPVDSCYTLKVADGLRQSAATGNAIALIES; translated from the coding sequence GTGACAAAGAGTATTACTGATCTCCCAATTAAAGCTGGTATTGTTGGTACTGGGTTTGCGGCTAAGCTACGAGCGCAGACATTGCAAGCGGATTCGCGATCGCATTTAGTGGCTGTCTGTGGTCATACCCCTTCCAAAACCCATGAGTTTGCTGAAACCCACGGCACGACAGTGGTGGATTCCTGGCAGCAATTGGTAGAACACCCGGAGCTTGATCTAGTATTTATTAGCACGATTAATCGGGATCATGGCAAAATTGCCCGTGCTGCCCTTAATGCCGGGAAACATGTTGTCACTGAATATCCCCTTTCCCTTGACCCCAAAGATGCTGAATCCCTGATTACCCTTGCCAAAGCTAAGGGCAAGCTCCTCCATGTAGAACATATTGAGCTCCTAGGGGGCTTGCATCAAGCCTTGCGCCAATCCTTGCCCAAAATTGGTCAACCGGTTTATGCCCGTTACGTAACTATTGCGCCCAAACACCCTGCACCTCGGGGCTGGACATTCAATCTGGAACTATTTGGCTTTCCCTTCATTGCTGCTCTTTCTCGCATTCACCGCTTTACAGACTTGTTTGGTGAGGTCGCTTCTGTGTATTGTCAATCCCAGTTTTGGGATGGTGCTGATCATTACTTTACTGCCTGTCTATGTAATGCCCAACTGCGCTTTACTAGTGGTCTGATCGCAGATATTACTTATGGTAAAGGGGAAATGTTCTGGCAGAGGTTACGGAATTTTGAAGTCCATGGAGACCAAGGCACACTGCTGTTTGAGGGAGACCAAGGTAATCTGATTAAGGCAGAGCAAAGCAAACCAATTGAAGTAGCAGGGCGACGGGGTTTGTTTGTTAAAGATACCGCTATGGTCATTGACCATCTAGTTAAAGGAACACCCCTGTATGTCTCCCCAGTAGATAGTTGTTATACTCTCAAGGTTGCAGATGGATTACGTCAGTCCGCAGCAACAGGTAATGCGATCGCTTTAATTGAGTCTTAA
- a CDS encoding cyclic nucleotide-binding domain-containing protein, whose translation MLSSIDRLIFIRGVPIFHELRDDFLMRLASVMDELDFPSNHTIFAQGEEGRELYIVVSGLVRVHIGERNLAQFKQGACFGEMSLFDAEPRSASVTTIEPCHCLMLTQLQLYDAIDETPEFAIKIIRMLSRRIRELNRNLNADQVKKAPSDLRRVGSRLTDFRA comes from the coding sequence ATGTTATCTAGCATTGATCGTTTAATTTTTATCAGGGGTGTCCCAATTTTTCACGAATTGCGGGACGATTTTCTGATGCGACTAGCCTCTGTGATGGACGAGCTAGACTTTCCTTCTAACCATACCATCTTTGCTCAAGGGGAAGAGGGTAGGGAACTTTATATTGTAGTCTCAGGTTTGGTAAGAGTTCACATTGGTGAGCGGAATTTGGCACAGTTCAAGCAAGGAGCCTGCTTTGGGGAGATGTCCTTGTTTGATGCAGAACCTCGTTCCGCTTCTGTGACCACTATCGAACCTTGCCATTGTTTGATGTTGACACAGCTACAACTCTATGATGCCATTGATGAGACACCAGAATTTGCAATTAAGATTATTCGTATGCTGTCCCGCCGTATTCGCGAACTTAACAGAAATTTGAATGCTGATCAGGTTAAAAAAGCACCATCGGATTTGAGAAGGGTCGGAAGTCGTTTAACTGATTTCCGTGCTTAA
- a CDS encoding calcium-binding protein, which produces MKWDLISDVSIDSINDINPIVMAEQNQTVVESSNPKPELPSDSEQLGLQVSPSKQQQERLKSQESSFSPITDTLTGGDGNDTINGGDGNDLLDGKGGNDVIAGGLGDDTLIGGSGDDSLGGEFTNFFDGFVKINNHILPLVVDVWSSPVRQGKNYLDGGDGDDILYGGGKNDTLMGGNGDDYLYGGSTSPDHPCSFVDHHNLRCRNVSGNDVLNGGYGNDTLDGAEGADTLIGESGDDVLTGGYGNDTLTGGEGADIFSFSLLFFPTQARFFNFQTVGVSEIGLGLPSTSKFFSPPRVKPEEGIDTIEDFNALEGDKIKISGFRTVPGFSTAGPAGSAEVSLSQFQYNQSTGILSFEKLPFAQLQAGVDFIVDRDVILNIN; this is translated from the coding sequence GTGAAATGGGATCTAATTAGTGATGTAAGCATCGATAGCATAAACGATATAAATCCAATAGTTATGGCTGAGCAAAACCAGACAGTTGTAGAAAGCTCTAATCCTAAACCTGAATTGCCTTCTGATTCTGAGCAATTGGGACTCCAAGTTAGCCCCTCGAAACAACAGCAAGAGCGTTTAAAGTCTCAAGAATCTTCTTTTTCGCCCATTACTGATACTCTCACAGGTGGAGATGGTAACGATACCATCAACGGTGGAGATGGCAATGATTTGCTTGACGGTAAGGGAGGTAATGATGTGATCGCAGGTGGGCTTGGAGATGATACTCTAATTGGTGGTAGTGGCGATGATAGCCTTGGGGGAGAATTCACTAATTTTTTCGATGGTTTTGTCAAGATTAACAATCATATTCTTCCCCTTGTAGTTGATGTTTGGTCTTCCCCTGTAAGACAAGGTAAAAATTACCTAGATGGGGGAGATGGTGATGATATTCTCTATGGTGGGGGTAAGAATGATACTTTAATGGGTGGAAATGGGGATGATTACCTCTACGGTGGTAGTACCAGCCCTGATCATCCTTGTAGTTTTGTTGATCATCACAATCTACGCTGTCGTAATGTATCGGGCAATGATGTTCTTAACGGTGGCTATGGAAATGATACCCTAGACGGTGCAGAAGGAGCAGACACCTTAATTGGTGAATCTGGTGATGACGTTCTCACTGGCGGCTATGGCAATGACACTCTTACTGGTGGCGAAGGAGCTGATATATTTAGTTTCTCTCTCTTATTTTTTCCAACTCAAGCCCGTTTTTTTAATTTTCAAACTGTAGGTGTTAGTGAAATTGGCCTAGGGTTACCATCTACGTCAAAATTTTTTAGCCCACCACGAGTAAAACCTGAAGAAGGAATCGATACCATTGAAGACTTCAATGCTCTTGAGGGTGATAAGATTAAGATTTCTGGTTTTAGGACAGTTCCTGGTTTTAGCACAGCTGGTCCTGCTGGTTCTGCAGAGGTTTCCCTTAGCCAATTCCAATACAATCAAAGCACAGGTATTCTTTCTTTTGAAAAGCTACCGTTTGCTCAGTTACAAGCAGGGGTTGATTTCATAGTAGACCGTGATGTGATTTTAAACATTAACTAG
- a CDS encoding GDSL-type esterase/lipase family protein → MSNLYLLTTTLLTGGAMSAPPPQPLPANSSDSLSSLLVSTAKKALQAGVSHKIVPTVETTVETSSPQFSSQWQKRSPGKVLKYQQIKYQQRLPNYRPTTPSPKSGTELYYQRLAALRAGKLYTRLPAHSFSSFWAKGLNHKGVPLTKPTYQQWKQLLAQEARAVAYGQGNNRLSMVVGDSLSLWLPAQGLPKYQLWLNQGISGENTSQILSRLSAFSQTRPDTIYVMAGINDLRQGKTDQVIVNNLRQITRQLRQNHPQAQLIIQSILPTRATAISNQRIRNLNKQIAQIAQQEGAAYLNLHKLFTDSKGQMQHNLTTDGIHLTPLGYQVWQEALQYTESLIAANRASASSL, encoded by the coding sequence ATGAGCAATTTATATCTGTTAACAACAACTTTACTCACTGGAGGAGCAATGTCTGCTCCGCCACCACAACCCCTACCTGCCAATTCCTCAGATAGCCTCTCAAGCCTGTTAGTTTCAACAGCTAAGAAAGCATTGCAGGCTGGGGTTAGTCACAAGATTGTCCCTACTGTAGAAACCACTGTCGAAACCTCCTCTCCTCAATTTAGTAGTCAATGGCAGAAACGTAGCCCTGGTAAAGTATTAAAATATCAACAAATAAAATATCAGCAACGTTTACCCAACTATCGACCGACTACTCCTTCACCAAAGTCGGGAACGGAACTATATTACCAACGATTAGCTGCCCTCAGAGCTGGCAAACTTTATACTCGCTTACCTGCTCATAGTTTCTCATCGTTTTGGGCAAAGGGATTAAATCACAAAGGAGTTCCTCTCACAAAACCTACCTATCAGCAATGGAAACAACTCTTGGCACAGGAAGCCAGAGCTGTTGCCTACGGACAGGGTAACAATCGTCTGTCTATGGTAGTGGGAGATTCCCTAAGTTTGTGGTTACCCGCACAGGGATTACCTAAATATCAACTGTGGCTCAATCAAGGCATTTCTGGTGAGAATACCAGTCAAATTTTGAGTCGATTATCGGCATTTTCCCAGACTCGTCCTGATACAATTTATGTGATGGCAGGTATCAATGATTTGCGTCAGGGAAAAACCGATCAAGTTATTGTCAACAACCTGCGCCAGATTACTCGTCAATTGCGGCAAAATCACCCACAAGCTCAACTGATTATCCAGTCGATTTTACCGACACGAGCTACTGCTATTTCTAATCAGCGCATTCGTAATCTTAATAAACAAATTGCTCAGATTGCTCAACAAGAAGGAGCAGCCTATCTGAATCTTCACAAGTTGTTTACTGATAGTAAAGGTCAGATGCAGCACAACTTGACAACCGATGGTATACATTTAACGCCTCTTGGCTATCAGGTTTGGCAAGAGGCGCTACAGTATACAGAATCTTTGATTGCTGCAAATCGAGCTAGTGCTTCATCACTGTGA
- a CDS encoding bromoperoxidase has product MANRSEKSFDVRLNAAKLARSRDYPTHKANGDEQRHADDQYFMSFTKGLPHNPDTGLLEDPQDFVEFRRAVDDGFIDPFSDRVRHGAKFEVVLTGQDYTIKPETNPDLLEQFRQWQAPTAGVVFELNGPDPQAVTMPPAPPLMDASGKANPELIFEIAEVYELAILRDQPLNDFEKRGANSKIESSINRLNALDYICNQTGRPRKVNSKGRLDEQTVFRGSSPGVEVGPYLSQFLLIGNVDLNGGGNVAEGKITYGALQIDQKVPIATPNQDYMTNMEDYVLVQRGIKQDRETYVLENDQNPKLPDRPARRFISTLRDLATYVHYDALYEPYLNACIILLGMQTPFDPAFDHLSGGGVAAANPATRRNAGGFALYGGPHILTLVTEVATRALKAVRFQKFNNHIRLRPEALAARIELLRRFQELPNQAKASVPRALIKYIRRFERELESNGTLKSILELANQNRSRSQTYLLPMAFPEGSPMHPAYGAGHAAVAGACVTMLKAFFDTSAVLVETPVKNSKPGQARTQIRFKRYSPKDQGIVFRAPDLSAYKKGEARLVSERTREFLTLEGELNKLAANISIGRNMAGVHYFTDYYDSLRMGEEIAIGILEEQALTYSTNPFVLSLPTFDGDVIRIGAR; this is encoded by the coding sequence ATGGCAAATCGTTCAGAGAAGTCTTTTGACGTTCGCCTCAACGCTGCAAAACTAGCTAGAAGTCGAGACTATCCTACCCATAAAGCCAATGGGGATGAACAGCGACACGCTGATGATCAGTATTTTATGTCCTTTACTAAAGGGCTACCTCACAACCCTGATACAGGGCTACTAGAAGATCCACAGGATTTTGTCGAGTTTCGCCGTGCAGTGGACGATGGCTTTATTGATCCCTTCTCTGATCGGGTACGTCATGGTGCCAAATTTGAGGTAGTATTGACAGGTCAAGACTACACTATTAAACCTGAGACTAACCCTGATCTGCTTGAGCAATTTAGACAATGGCAAGCACCAACTGCAGGGGTTGTCTTTGAGCTAAACGGACCCGATCCACAAGCTGTTACCATGCCTCCAGCACCACCGTTAATGGATGCTAGCGGTAAGGCTAACCCAGAGCTAATTTTTGAGATAGCAGAGGTCTACGAATTAGCCATACTGCGGGATCAGCCCCTCAATGACTTTGAGAAGAGAGGAGCGAATAGCAAAATCGAGAGTTCAATCAATCGTCTCAATGCCCTCGACTATATTTGCAACCAAACTGGACGACCTCGGAAGGTGAATTCCAAAGGCAGGCTTGATGAGCAAACCGTATTCCGAGGCTCTTCTCCAGGAGTGGAAGTCGGTCCCTATCTCTCTCAGTTTCTACTGATAGGTAATGTTGATCTCAATGGTGGTGGCAACGTTGCAGAAGGGAAAATTACCTATGGTGCTTTGCAAATTGATCAAAAGGTTCCCATTGCAACACCCAACCAAGATTACATGACCAACATGGAAGACTATGTCTTGGTTCAACGTGGGATTAAGCAAGACAGGGAAACCTATGTTTTAGAGAATGATCAAAACCCTAAGCTACCAGATCGTCCAGCTCGTCGATTTATCTCCACTCTCCGGGATTTAGCCACCTATGTTCATTACGACGCTCTTTATGAACCGTATCTCAACGCTTGCATCATTCTCCTGGGGATGCAAACACCCTTCGATCCCGCTTTTGATCATCTTTCTGGGGGTGGTGTGGCAGCAGCTAATCCAGCAACCCGTCGCAATGCTGGTGGTTTTGCCCTCTATGGCGGTCCACACATCTTAACTTTGGTTACTGAAGTAGCCACACGAGCACTCAAAGCTGTTCGCTTCCAGAAGTTCAATAACCATATTCGCCTGCGACCAGAGGCATTGGCAGCCCGGATTGAACTATTACGGCGATTTCAAGAGCTACCTAATCAAGCTAAAGCTAGTGTACCCAGAGCATTAATCAAGTACATTAGAAGGTTTGAACGTGAACTAGAAAGCAACGGTACTCTCAAGTCGATTTTGGAACTAGCCAATCAAAATCGCTCTAGATCACAGACTTATCTACTACCAATGGCATTTCCTGAAGGGTCTCCCATGCACCCTGCCTATGGTGCAGGACATGCCGCTGTTGCTGGGGCATGTGTGACCATGCTTAAGGCATTCTTTGATACCAGTGCAGTTTTAGTAGAAACACCAGTCAAAAACTCAAAACCCGGACAAGCAAGGACACAGATCAGATTTAAACGCTATAGCCCCAAAGATCAGGGAATTGTGTTCCGTGCCCCTGATCTATCTGCCTATAAGAAAGGTGAGGCGAGACTTGTTTCAGAGCGTACGAGGGAGTTTCTGACTCTGGAGGGTGAGTTGAACAAGCTGGCTGCCAATATTTCTATTGGTCGCAATATGGCTGGGGTTCACTATTTTACTGACTACTATGATAGTTTGCGCATGGGTGAAGAAATTGCCATCGGTATTCTGGAAGAACAGGCATTGACCTATTCCACTAATCCCTTTGTGCTGTCACTGCCAACCTTTGATGGAGACGTGATTCGGATTGGTGCCCGTTAA